In Vogesella indigofera, a single window of DNA contains:
- a CDS encoding NAD(P)H-dependent flavin oxidoreductase, which translates to MSRPHAFSPLVIRGRSLLPIVQGGMGVGISAKQLAGAVAREGGVGTVASVDLRHLHEDLLADAANLEGQDGINRLNRIALDREVKGALQRADGHGMVAVNIMKAVDDHAALVRQACESGAHAVVMGAGLPLDLPEMASNHPEVALIPILSESRGIGIVLKRWMKKGRLPDAIVIEHPNHAGGHLGAASIAGVGDAKFDFARVLEESFELFKGLGLERERIPLIVAGGVNSHEKVQTYLQQYGASGVQIGTAFAVTSDGDAHINFKRTLAGATREDIVEFMSVAGLPARGILTPFLKSYLKREDKLQANAKADPARCTQALNCLTVCGLRDGLSKVGQFCIDLKLAAAFRGETSKGLFFRGAEPLPFGDAIKSARETIHYFLTGEKPLDLRGA; encoded by the coding sequence ATGTCCCGCCCCCATGCCTTTTCCCCGCTCGTAATTCGCGGCCGCAGCCTGTTGCCTATCGTGCAAGGCGGGATGGGTGTCGGCATTTCCGCCAAACAACTGGCTGGTGCCGTGGCGCGTGAGGGCGGTGTCGGCACCGTGGCCAGCGTCGACCTGCGTCACCTGCACGAGGACCTGCTGGCCGATGCGGCCAACCTTGAGGGCCAGGACGGCATCAACCGCCTCAACCGCATCGCGCTCGATCGCGAGGTGAAGGGCGCACTGCAACGCGCCGACGGTCACGGCATGGTGGCGGTCAACATCATGAAGGCGGTGGACGACCACGCCGCGCTGGTGCGCCAGGCCTGCGAGTCCGGCGCACACGCGGTGGTGATGGGCGCCGGCCTGCCGCTGGACCTGCCGGAGATGGCCAGCAACCACCCCGAGGTGGCGCTGATCCCTATCCTGTCGGAATCGCGCGGCATCGGCATCGTGCTCAAGCGCTGGATGAAGAAGGGCCGGCTGCCGGATGCGATCGTGATCGAGCATCCCAACCACGCCGGCGGCCACCTCGGCGCCGCCAGCATCGCCGGGGTCGGCGATGCCAAGTTCGACTTTGCCCGCGTGCTGGAAGAAAGCTTCGAGCTGTTCAAGGGCCTGGGGCTGGAACGCGAGCGCATTCCGCTGATCGTCGCCGGCGGCGTCAACAGCCATGAGAAGGTGCAGACCTACCTGCAGCAGTACGGCGCCAGCGGCGTGCAGATCGGCACCGCCTTCGCCGTCACCAGCGACGGCGACGCGCACATCAACTTCAAGCGCACGCTGGCCGGCGCCACGCGCGAGGACATCGTCGAGTTCATGTCGGTGGCCGGCCTGCCGGCGCGCGGCATCCTGACCCCGTTCCTGAAGAGCTACCTCAAGCGCGAGGACAAGCTGCAGGCCAACGCCAAGGCCGATCCAGCGCGCTGCACGCAGGCGCTGAACTGCCTGACGGTGTGCGGCCTGCGCGACGGTCTGTCCAAGGTCGGCCAGTTCTGCATCGACCTCAAGCTCGCGGCCGCCTTCCGCGGCGAAACCAGCAAGGGCCTGTTCTTCCGCGGCGCCGAGCCGCTGCCCTTCGGCGACGCGATCAAGAGCGCGCGCGAAACCATCCACTACTTCCTCACCGGCGAAAAGCCGCTCGACCTGCGCGGCGCCTGA
- a CDS encoding ATP-binding protein yields MSYSLRGTLIKSLLKVVTPLWLVACALLAFHAWHEVNELYEEQQTLFARQLYGTLPTLGARSEPQLPQVGDSDHQAVAAWNRRGQLLLVDSDGLQLDARPGYTGFASLRQDDEDWRVYYLSGATGSVAVAQEMSERWEMIGGLLLTQGLLWLLLLPFALLALWWAVGRGLAPLAHIREQLQQRAPDDATPLPREVPSELHTLIDAMNDLIERVAQTLQRERRFTADAAHELRSPLAAMRVQAEVAQLVQDPALRERALQQLMNGVDRSSHLLAQLLALSRVEAAEQQHEALDWPLLLQELGEAVSGLAASHHVTLQLPPAGHTQWPLQHGDRTLLLLMLRNLLDNAIRYGGGTVSLEADATRISVSDEGDGVAEALLDKVRERFYRPPGQQQTGSGLGLSIVERIAALHGLQLSLHNRVGGGLQAVLTRGHGG; encoded by the coding sequence ATGAGCTACAGCCTGCGCGGCACGCTGATCAAGAGCCTGCTCAAGGTGGTGACACCGCTGTGGCTGGTGGCCTGCGCGTTGCTGGCCTTCCACGCCTGGCACGAGGTCAACGAGCTGTACGAGGAACAGCAGACGCTGTTCGCGCGCCAGCTGTACGGCACGCTGCCGACGCTGGGCGCGCGCAGCGAGCCGCAGCTGCCGCAGGTCGGCGACAGTGACCACCAGGCGGTGGCGGCGTGGAACCGGCGCGGCCAGCTGCTGCTGGTCGACAGCGACGGCCTGCAGCTGGACGCCCGTCCCGGCTACACCGGCTTTGCCAGCCTGCGCCAGGACGACGAGGACTGGCGCGTCTACTACCTGTCCGGCGCGACCGGCAGCGTGGCGGTGGCGCAGGAGATGTCCGAGCGCTGGGAGATGATAGGCGGCCTGCTGCTGACGCAGGGACTGCTGTGGCTGCTGCTGCTGCCGTTCGCGCTGCTGGCTTTGTGGTGGGCGGTGGGGCGCGGCCTGGCGCCGCTGGCGCACATCCGGGAGCAGCTGCAGCAGCGCGCGCCGGATGATGCCACGCCGCTGCCGCGCGAGGTCCCCAGCGAGCTGCACACCCTGATCGACGCCATGAATGACCTGATCGAGCGCGTGGCGCAGACCCTGCAGCGCGAACGGCGTTTTACCGCCGACGCCGCCCACGAGCTGCGCAGCCCGCTGGCGGCGATGCGGGTGCAGGCCGAGGTGGCGCAGCTGGTGCAGGATCCGGCGCTGCGCGAGCGGGCGCTGCAGCAGCTGATGAACGGTGTCGATCGCAGCAGCCACCTGCTGGCGCAACTGCTGGCACTGTCGCGGGTGGAGGCGGCCGAGCAGCAACACGAGGCGCTGGACTGGCCGCTGCTGCTGCAGGAACTGGGCGAGGCGGTGTCCGGGCTGGCCGCCAGCCACCATGTCACCCTGCAGCTGCCGCCGGCCGGGCACACGCAATGGCCGCTACAGCACGGCGACCGCACCCTGCTGCTGCTGATGCTGCGCAATCTGCTGGACAACGCGATCCGCTATGGTGGCGGTACCGTCAGCCTTGAGGCCGACGCCACGCGGATCAGCGTCAGCGACGAGGGCGACGGTGTGGCGGAGGCCTTGCTGGACAAGGTGCGTGAGCGCTTCTACCGGCCGCCGGGACAGCAGCAGACCGGCAGCGGCCTCGGCCTGTCCATCGTGGAGCGCATCGCCGCACTGCACGGCCTGCAGCTGAGCCTGCACAACCGCGTCGGGGGCGGGCTGCAGGCGGTGTTGACACGCGGCCACGGCGGATAG
- a CDS encoding response regulator, which translates to MRVLIIEDDELIGDGLQAGLSALGFACDWLRDGKQGLAGIGAAPYDAVVLDLGLPSMDGLAVLAAWRRSGRSEPVLLLTARDAVDDRIRGLDSGADDYLVKPFALGEVAARLRALVRRRSGHSTPLLQHGRVSFDPAARRATLDGAAVELSARELALLELLLGNKGRVLRREQIEEKLYDWAHEVESNAIEVHVHHLRKKLGSDFIKTRRGIGYTLGDEA; encoded by the coding sequence ATGCGGGTATTGATAATCGAAGATGACGAACTGATTGGCGACGGGCTGCAGGCCGGGCTGTCGGCGCTGGGTTTTGCCTGCGACTGGCTGCGCGACGGCAAGCAGGGGCTGGCCGGCATCGGCGCCGCGCCCTACGACGCGGTGGTGCTCGACCTCGGCCTGCCCAGCATGGACGGGCTGGCGGTGCTGGCGGCGTGGCGGCGCAGTGGCCGCAGCGAACCGGTGCTGCTGCTCACCGCCCGCGACGCGGTGGACGACCGCATCCGTGGCCTGGACAGCGGCGCCGACGACTACCTGGTGAAGCCGTTTGCGCTGGGCGAGGTGGCGGCGCGGCTGCGCGCGCTGGTGCGCCGCCGCAGTGGTCACAGCACGCCGCTGCTGCAGCACGGCCGTGTCAGTTTTGACCCGGCGGCGCGGCGGGCGACGCTGGACGGCGCGGCGGTGGAGCTCAGCGCCCGCGAGCTGGCGCTGCTGGAGCTGCTGCTCGGCAACAAGGGCCGCGTGCTGCGCCGCGAACAGATCGAGGAAAAGCTGTACGACTGGGCACACGAGGTGGAGAGCAACGCCATCGAGGTACACGTGCACCATCTGCGCAAGAAACTGGGCAGCGACTTCATCAAGACGCGGCGCGGTATCGGCTACACCCTCGGGGACGAGGCATGA
- a CDS encoding cytochrome b/b6 domain-containing protein — translation MTPTALPRQEKVWDIVVRLFHWSLVACVLANLLLLEEGDPPHRWAGYIALGLIALRLVWGFVGSRHARFASFFPTPSRLKAHLGAVKQGQHPQTVGHNPLGALMMFALMGLVLSLGVSGYLMGTDQFWGEEWLEEVHEALATLLQVAVLLHVAAALLMSRIERVNLVRAMITGIKTWR, via the coding sequence ATGACGCCAACTGCCTTACCCCGTCAGGAAAAAGTGTGGGACATCGTGGTCCGCCTGTTCCATTGGAGCCTGGTCGCCTGTGTGCTGGCCAATCTGCTGTTGCTGGAAGAGGGTGATCCGCCGCACCGCTGGGCCGGCTATATCGCGCTGGGCCTGATCGCGCTGCGCCTGGTGTGGGGCTTTGTCGGCAGCCGGCATGCCCGCTTCGCCAGCTTCTTCCCGACCCCGAGCCGTCTCAAGGCGCACCTGGGTGCGGTGAAGCAAGGCCAGCACCCGCAGACGGTGGGGCATAACCCACTGGGCGCACTGATGATGTTCGCGCTGATGGGCCTGGTGCTGTCTCTGGGCGTCAGCGGTTACCTGATGGGCACCGACCAGTTCTGGGGCGAGGAATGGCTGGAAGAAGTGCATGAGGCGCTGGCGACCCTGTTGCAGGTCGCGGTGCTGCTGCACGTTGCCGCCGCGCTGCTGATGAGCCGCATCGAGCGGGTGAATCTGGTTCGTGCGATGATTACCGGCATCAAGACGTGGCGCTGA
- a CDS encoding PepSY domain-containing protein: MKKLIAVALMAAFASSAAFAGAECAAQPKDKWQKEADFQKQLTAQGYQIKKFKVSGNCYEIYGKNKQGQKVEIYFDPVSGKAVKSEIDD, encoded by the coding sequence ATGAAAAAACTGATTGCTGTGGCCCTGATGGCCGCTTTTGCTTCCTCCGCCGCCTTTGCCGGTGCCGAGTGTGCGGCCCAGCCGAAAGACAAGTGGCAGAAAGAAGCCGACTTCCAGAAACAGCTGACGGCGCAGGGTTACCAGATCAAGAAGTTCAAGGTGTCCGGCAACTGCTACGAAATCTACGGCAAGAACAAGCAGGGCCAGAAAGTGGAAATCTACTTCGATCCGGTCTCCGGCAAGGCAGTGAAGAGCGAAATCGACGATTGA
- a CDS encoding phosphatase PAP2 family protein, whose translation MAVPEMAAPRLAATAAGLPAAFYARQLLWLLLLGTVLWWLEAATRLDVTLAQLFFDPLTQHFPLQHSLWLEWLNHRLPKYALIAASGGLALRAIRQREARLGYAVLVMWLATLAVSLLKAHSAHSCPWDLQAFGGSGEWFALFGAVAANPGPGQCFPGGHASGGFALLALFFYWRPHAPRRARQAAVAALVLGLLMGLGQMVRGAHFLSHNLWSGWVVWLVAVLLFAAFDLGRAASTAKSAGQLPGISGA comes from the coding sequence ATGGCGGTGCCTGAGATGGCGGCGCCAAGGTTGGCCGCAACGGCCGCCGGCCTGCCCGCCGCCTTCTACGCGCGGCAGCTGCTGTGGCTGCTGCTGCTCGGCACCGTGCTGTGGTGGCTGGAGGCGGCCACCCGCCTCGATGTCACGCTGGCGCAGCTGTTCTTCGACCCGCTTACCCAGCACTTTCCGCTGCAGCACAGCCTGTGGCTGGAGTGGCTCAACCACCGCTTGCCGAAGTACGCGCTGATCGCCGCCAGCGGCGGGCTGGCGCTGCGTGCCATCCGTCAGCGCGAGGCACGTCTGGGCTACGCAGTGCTGGTGATGTGGCTGGCGACGCTGGCGGTGTCGCTGCTGAAGGCGCACAGCGCGCACTCCTGCCCGTGGGACCTGCAGGCCTTCGGCGGCAGCGGCGAGTGGTTCGCGCTGTTCGGCGCGGTGGCGGCGAATCCCGGCCCGGGGCAGTGCTTCCCCGGCGGCCACGCCTCCGGCGGCTTTGCGCTGCTGGCGCTGTTCTTCTACTGGCGGCCGCACGCGCCGCGGCGGGCACGGCAGGCGGCGGTCGCCGCGCTGGTGCTGGGCTTGCTGATGGGGCTGGGGCAGATGGTGCGCGGCGCGCACTTCCTGTCGCACAACCTGTGGAGCGGTTGGGTGGTGTGGCTGGTGGCGGTGCTGCTGTTTGCCGCCTTCGACCTGGGTCGTGCCGCCAGCACCGCAAAAAGTGCCGGCCAGTTACCCGGCATAAGCGGTGCTTAA
- a CDS encoding phosphoethanolamine transferase: MKLLFRPLRAEWLALLMALLFVTLFNLPFWRHLLQIMAPLDGQDVRMLLLAFVFVNACFTLLLLLLLWPKIAKPLLTLLLLLTAAVSYFMNQYGVLIDSDMVRNALQTDVAEAGDLLSWRLLLTLLLLGGLPSWWLWRTPLHFRAALPELGVRALALLLSGAVLLLVALGAYQDFASLFRNHRELRLELTPSNYLQATSSYLRKVNATPQPLLRIGGDARRDAAASGKPRLLVLVVGETARADHFSLNGYPRPTNPQLAKVAGLVNFPDVWSCGTETAISVPCMFSSRPRDSFDAEEARHRENLLDVLAHAGVQVSWRDNNSGCKEVCKRVASSMLYDSTDPRFCSGGECHDAILLDSLAARLQNLRGDSVLVLHQKGSHGPAYYKRYPAAFARFGPVCETGELQKCSREQIVNAFDNTILYTDHVLAQLIATLQAAPQVASSMLYLSDHGESLGENNLYLHATPYLIAPEAQKHVPMLAWFSPQWQHDSALSDRCLQQRSRQRYSQDNLFHSVLGLMAVRTALYQPTLDIFAACRAPQPAAALGT, encoded by the coding sequence ATGAAGCTTCTGTTCCGTCCGCTGCGCGCCGAATGGCTGGCGCTGCTCATGGCGCTCTTGTTCGTCACCCTGTTCAACCTGCCGTTCTGGCGCCACCTGCTGCAGATCATGGCACCGCTGGACGGCCAGGATGTGCGCATGCTGCTGCTGGCTTTTGTGTTCGTCAACGCCTGTTTCACCCTGCTGCTGCTGTTGCTGCTGTGGCCGAAGATCGCCAAGCCGCTGCTGACGCTGCTGTTGCTGCTCACCGCCGCGGTCAGCTATTTCATGAACCAGTACGGGGTGCTGATCGACAGCGACATGGTGCGCAACGCGCTACAGACCGATGTGGCCGAGGCCGGTGACCTGCTGTCGTGGCGGCTGTTGCTGACGCTGCTGCTGCTGGGCGGCCTGCCGTCGTGGTGGCTGTGGCGCACGCCGCTGCACTTTCGCGCCGCGTTGCCGGAGCTGGGTGTGCGCGCGCTGGCGTTGCTGCTCAGCGGCGCGGTGCTGCTGCTGGTGGCGCTGGGCGCCTACCAGGACTTCGCCTCGCTGTTTCGCAACCACCGCGAGCTGCGGCTGGAGCTGACGCCGAGCAACTACCTGCAGGCCACCAGTTCCTATCTGCGCAAGGTCAACGCCACGCCGCAGCCGCTGCTGCGCATCGGCGGCGACGCCAGGCGCGATGCGGCCGCCAGCGGCAAGCCGCGGCTGCTGGTGCTGGTGGTCGGCGAGACCGCTCGTGCCGACCATTTCTCGCTCAACGGCTACCCACGGCCGACCAACCCGCAGCTGGCCAAGGTGGCGGGGCTGGTCAATTTTCCCGATGTCTGGTCCTGCGGCACCGAAACCGCGATCTCGGTACCGTGCATGTTCTCGTCGCGGCCGCGCGACAGCTTCGACGCCGAAGAGGCGCGCCATCGTGAAAACCTGCTCGACGTGCTGGCCCACGCCGGGGTGCAGGTCAGCTGGCGCGACAACAACTCCGGCTGCAAGGAGGTGTGCAAGCGCGTGGCCAGCAGCATGCTGTACGACAGCACCGATCCGCGCTTCTGTAGCGGCGGCGAGTGCCACGACGCGATCCTGCTCGACAGCCTGGCGGCCCGGCTGCAAAACCTTCGCGGCGACAGCGTGCTGGTGCTGCACCAGAAGGGCAGCCACGGTCCGGCCTACTACAAGCGCTACCCGGCGGCGTTCGCCCGCTTCGGCCCGGTGTGCGAGACCGGCGAGCTGCAGAAGTGCAGCCGCGAACAGATCGTCAACGCCTTCGACAACACCATCCTCTATACCGACCACGTGCTGGCGCAGCTGATCGCCACGCTGCAGGCGGCGCCGCAGGTGGCCAGCAGCATGCTGTACCTGTCCGATCACGGCGAATCGCTGGGCGAGAACAACCTCTACCTGCACGCCACGCCCTACCTGATCGCGCCGGAGGCGCAGAAGCACGTACCGATGCTGGCGTGGTTCTCGCCGCAGTGGCAGCACGACAGCGCGCTGTCCGATCGCTGCCTGCAACAGCGGAGCCGGCAGCGCTACAGCCAGGACAACCTGTTCCACAGCGTGCTGGGACTGATGGCGGTGCGCACCGCGCTGTACCAGCCGACGCTGGACATCTTCGCCGCCTGCCGTGCGCCACAGCCGGCCGCGGCGCTAGGGACCTGA
- a CDS encoding UDP-2,3-diacylglucosamine diphosphatase, with translation MNQRYRTIWISDVHLGTAGCQAAFLLDFLRHHDSDTLYLVGDIIDGWQLKKSWYWKQGHNDVVQKVLRKARKGTRVIYVPGNHDEAARQYAGLDFGGIAIRSEAEHHTADGKRLLVIHGDEFDGVIQHAKWLAYVGDSLYTLILGLNRHYNWLRHKLGRPYWSLSQYLKHKVKNAVNFISDFEHILAAEARRRGYDGVVCGHIHKAEVKDIDGIVYGNCGDWVESLSALVEHHDGTLEIVHWTQQAGDAIPQSIAANLVPPAPIPTEVETCAS, from the coding sequence ATGAACCAGCGCTACCGCACCATCTGGATTTCCGATGTCCACCTCGGCACCGCCGGCTGCCAGGCCGCCTTCCTGCTCGACTTCCTGCGCCACCACGACTCCGACACCCTGTACCTGGTCGGCGACATCATCGACGGCTGGCAGCTGAAGAAGTCGTGGTACTGGAAGCAGGGCCACAACGACGTGGTGCAGAAGGTGCTGCGCAAGGCGCGCAAGGGCACGCGGGTGATCTACGTGCCCGGCAACCACGACGAGGCGGCGCGGCAATACGCCGGGCTGGATTTCGGCGGCATCGCCATCCGCAGCGAGGCCGAGCACCACACCGCCGACGGCAAGCGCTTGCTGGTCATCCACGGCGACGAGTTCGACGGCGTGATCCAGCACGCGAAGTGGCTGGCCTATGTCGGCGACAGCCTGTACACGCTGATCCTCGGCCTCAACCGCCACTACAACTGGCTGCGCCACAAGCTGGGGCGGCCGTACTGGTCGCTGTCGCAATACCTGAAGCACAAGGTGAAGAACGCGGTGAACTTCATCAGCGACTTCGAGCACATCCTCGCCGCCGAGGCGCGCCGTCGTGGCTACGACGGCGTGGTCTGCGGCCACATCCACAAGGCCGAGGTGAAGGACATCGACGGCATCGTGTACGGCAACTGCGGCGACTGGGTGGAAAGCCTGTCGGCGCTGGTCGAGCACCACGACGGCACGCTGGAGATCGTGCACTGGACGCAGCAGGCAGGCGACGCCATCCCGCAGAGCATTGCGGCCAACCTTGTGCCGCCCGCCCCCATCCCGACAGAGGTCGAAACATGCGCATCATGA
- a CDS encoding glycosyltransferase family 4 protein, with translation MRIMIISDAWLPQVNGVVRSITETVRELRGFGHQVALITPLGGETDDGDGFATLPCPTYPDIRLSLFPYRKVAAKLAAFAPHAVHIATEGPLGLAAQRWCRRHGQPFTTAYHTRFPEYIHARTRLPLALSYAWMRRFHNRAQAVMAPTPAIVADLKARGFHNVVLWSRGVDTRLFSPGERERLDTAQPRFLYIGRVAVEKNIEAFLKLDLPGSKWVVGEGPQLAELKAKYPDVYFAGVFPQHELARFYRAGDVFVFPSLTDTFGLVLLEAMACGTPVAAYPVAGPLDVVGSSGGGVLHADLRTACLQALTLDRDQVRRVAEGYSWTAATRQFESHLCPRPLGEQEGMAFTTGGGR, from the coding sequence ATGCGCATCATGATCATCAGCGACGCCTGGCTGCCACAGGTCAACGGCGTGGTCCGCAGCATCACCGAAACCGTGCGCGAGCTGCGCGGCTTCGGCCACCAGGTGGCCCTGATCACCCCGCTGGGCGGCGAGACGGACGACGGCGACGGCTTCGCCACCCTGCCCTGCCCGACCTATCCCGACATCCGGCTGTCGCTGTTCCCCTACCGCAAGGTGGCGGCGAAACTGGCCGCCTTCGCACCGCACGCGGTGCACATCGCCACCGAAGGCCCGCTGGGCCTCGCCGCGCAGCGCTGGTGCCGCCGCCACGGCCAGCCGTTCACCACCGCCTACCACACCCGTTTCCCGGAATACATCCACGCCCGCACCCGGCTGCCGCTGGCACTCAGCTACGCGTGGATGCGCCGCTTCCACAACCGCGCGCAGGCGGTGATGGCGCCGACGCCGGCCATCGTCGCCGACCTCAAGGCGCGCGGCTTTCACAACGTGGTGCTGTGGAGCCGCGGCGTCGACACCCGCCTGTTCAGCCCCGGCGAGCGCGAGCGGCTGGACACCGCGCAGCCGCGCTTTCTCTACATCGGCCGCGTGGCGGTAGAGAAGAACATCGAGGCCTTTCTCAAACTGGACTTGCCGGGCTCGAAATGGGTGGTCGGCGAGGGGCCGCAGCTGGCAGAACTGAAGGCGAAATACCCCGATGTCTACTTCGCCGGCGTGTTCCCGCAGCACGAGCTGGCGCGCTTCTACCGTGCCGGCGACGTGTTCGTGTTCCCCAGCCTGACCGACACCTTCGGCCTGGTGCTGCTGGAGGCGATGGCCTGCGGCACGCCGGTGGCCGCCTACCCGGTGGCCGGCCCGCTGGACGTGGTCGGCAGCAGCGGCGGCGGCGTGCTGCACGCCGACCTGCGCACCGCCTGCCTGCAGGCGCTGACGCTGGACCGCGACCAGGTGCGCCGCGTGGCCGAGGGCTACTCCTGGACGGCGGCGACGCGGCAGTTCGAATCCCACCTCTGTCCGCGTCCGCTGGGCGAGCAGGAAGGCATGGCCTTCACCACCGGCGGCGGGCGCTGA
- a CDS encoding DMT family transporter encodes MSTIALPAAQPPRSLLPDLSLVGVTLIWGGTFLAVQTALQWSGAFAFVGMRFAVAALLALLLCRRQLAGINRTELLGGVFIGVILYFSYNLQTLGLGHIASSTSAFLTGLYVPLVPLLQWGLFRQRPGWLAWAGVALAFAGLLLLAGVDGLSIKLGLGEWLTIAATVTIALEICLLSRFAAGCNAGRMALVQLATVALLSLATAPLAGEALPQWQPLLLVSVLALGAATALIQIVMNWAQQTVPATRATIIYAMEPVWGGLIGWLAGEAMSAGKVGGAALIVASVLLSQLSAHKVTHAPA; translated from the coding sequence ATGTCCACCATCGCCCTGCCCGCGGCCCAGCCGCCGCGTTCCCTGCTGCCCGACCTGTCGCTGGTTGGGGTCACCCTGATCTGGGGCGGCACCTTCCTCGCGGTACAGACCGCGCTGCAATGGAGCGGCGCCTTCGCCTTTGTCGGCATGCGCTTTGCCGTCGCCGCCTTGCTGGCGCTGCTGCTGTGCCGCCGCCAGCTGGCCGGCATCAACCGCACCGAGCTGCTGGGCGGCGTCTTCATCGGCGTGATCCTGTATTTCAGCTACAACCTGCAGACGCTGGGGCTGGGCCATATCGCCAGCAGCACCTCGGCCTTCCTCACCGGCTTGTACGTGCCGCTGGTGCCGCTGCTGCAGTGGGGACTGTTCCGCCAGCGCCCGGGCTGGCTGGCGTGGGCGGGGGTGGCGCTGGCGTTTGCCGGCCTGCTGCTCCTGGCCGGGGTCGATGGCCTCAGCATTAAGCTGGGCTTAGGCGAATGGCTGACCATCGCCGCCACCGTCACCATCGCGCTGGAAATCTGCCTGCTCAGCCGCTTTGCCGCCGGCTGCAACGCCGGGCGCATGGCACTGGTGCAGCTGGCGACGGTGGCGCTGCTGTCGCTGGCCACGGCACCGCTGGCCGGCGAGGCGCTGCCGCAGTGGCAGCCGCTGCTGCTGGTGAGCGTGCTGGCGCTGGGCGCGGCCACCGCGCTGATCCAGATCGTGATGAACTGGGCGCAGCAGACGGTGCCGGCCACCCGCGCCACCATCATCTACGCGATGGAGCCGGTGTGGGGCGGGCTGATCGGCTGGCTGGCCGGCGAGGCGATGAGCGCCGGCAAGGTCGGCGGCGCGGCGCTGATCGTGGCCAGCGTGCTGCTGAGCCAGCTCAGCGCGCACAAGGTGACGCACGCGCCGGCCTGA
- a CDS encoding helix-turn-helix domain-containing protein, translating to MSEHIPLQVFSHVARNLREARQQRGLSQEKLAASAEVSRRMLVNIEAGASNVSIATLDRLASALGLTFSELVRAPGSDAPVRVWQGDSSDSHATLLHSLALAGCTLELWQWQLAPGDSYLAAPDPTGCGEIVEVHSGTLQLAYAGHERTLQAGDTAGYGTEHGYRYHNPGSSLLRFQRSIVMPAPG from the coding sequence ATGAGCGAACACATTCCCCTGCAAGTCTTCAGCCATGTCGCCCGCAACCTGCGCGAGGCACGCCAGCAGCGCGGCCTGAGCCAGGAAAAGCTGGCCGCCAGCGCCGAGGTCAGCCGCCGCATGCTGGTCAACATCGAAGCCGGCGCCAGCAATGTCAGCATCGCCACCCTCGACCGTCTCGCCAGCGCGCTGGGGCTGACTTTCTCCGAGCTGGTGCGTGCCCCCGGCAGTGACGCGCCGGTACGGGTGTGGCAGGGCGACAGCAGCGACAGCCACGCCACCCTGCTGCACAGCCTGGCGCTGGCCGGCTGCACGCTGGAACTGTGGCAGTGGCAGCTAGCGCCCGGCGACAGCTACCTGGCCGCGCCGGATCCGACCGGCTGCGGCGAGATCGTCGAGGTGCACAGCGGCACACTGCAACTGGCCTACGCCGGGCACGAGCGCACGCTGCAAGCGGGCGACACCGCCGGCTACGGCACCGAGCACGGCTACCGCTACCACAATCCGGGTAGCAGCCTGTTGCGCTTCCAGCGCAGCATCGTGATGCCGGCACCCGGCTGA
- a CDS encoding YqaE/Pmp3 family membrane protein, producing the protein MRLLLAILLPWLQFFTIKRPFAGLFCLLLQCTLIGWIPAAIWSVYALSQYKTDLKIKQALAQAR; encoded by the coding sequence ATGCGCCTGCTACTCGCCATCCTGCTGCCCTGGCTGCAATTCTTCACCATCAAGCGCCCGTTTGCCGGCCTGTTCTGCCTGCTGCTGCAGTGCACGCTGATCGGCTGGATCCCGGCGGCGATCTGGTCGGTGTACGCGCTCAGCCAGTACAAGACCGACCTCAAGATCAAACAGGCGCTGGCACAAGCACGCTAG